The proteins below come from a single Burkholderia sp. FERM BP-3421 genomic window:
- a CDS encoding LysR family transcriptional regulator, whose translation MRLTLDSSFLGALRCFEMAGRHLSFTKAAAALNLTQSAISQQIRNLEERLGYPLFKRQGRGLVLTEKGVQLYETTSEAFAEISRTVHRLSLSGTPLKVNCLPSFALQWLMPRLVEFHRDQPDISVRLQAEFHPLDRHLMMENDIDVAIRYNPDSHRQASEEAILDEYLVAVATPDYVAAHPSLAAGELSDDLTFLHDAEPWVGAPEYIEWRAWATACFPDWSERGAGPQFNLSSLAISAGLNHQGIVLSRTVLIQEELRSGRLVKAFEHTARAPARYVLLCQEPNEPRTAAFSTWLKEECRRFALARRDMLGPC comes from the coding sequence ATGAGGCTGACTCTGGACTCTTCCTTTCTCGGCGCGCTGCGATGCTTCGAAATGGCCGGTCGCCACTTGAGCTTCACCAAGGCCGCAGCGGCGCTGAATCTCACGCAAAGCGCGATCAGCCAGCAGATTCGCAACCTCGAGGAAAGGCTGGGATATCCGCTTTTCAAGCGTCAGGGAAGAGGGCTCGTGCTCACCGAGAAAGGTGTGCAGCTCTACGAAACGACGTCGGAGGCGTTCGCGGAAATCAGCCGCACCGTGCATCGCCTCAGCCTGTCGGGTACCCCGCTCAAGGTGAATTGCCTGCCGTCGTTCGCATTGCAGTGGCTGATGCCGCGGCTGGTCGAGTTCCATCGGGATCAGCCGGATATTTCGGTGCGCCTGCAGGCCGAGTTTCACCCCCTGGACCGGCACCTGATGATGGAGAACGACATCGACGTTGCGATTCGGTATAACCCGGACAGCCATCGGCAGGCGTCGGAGGAGGCGATCCTGGATGAATACCTGGTGGCGGTGGCGACGCCCGATTACGTCGCGGCCCATCCTTCATTGGCGGCCGGCGAGCTATCCGACGATCTCACGTTCCTGCATGATGCGGAGCCGTGGGTGGGCGCCCCGGAATACATCGAGTGGCGAGCTTGGGCGACGGCTTGTTTCCCGGATTGGTCCGAGCGCGGGGCCGGTCCGCAATTCAACTTGTCGAGCCTGGCGATTTCGGCCGGGCTGAATCATCAGGGTATCGTCCTGAGCCGCACCGTATTGATTCAGGAAGAACTCCGGAGCGGACGGCTCGTGAAGGCATTCGAGCACACGGCTCGCGCACCGGCGCGCTATGTGCTGTTGTGCCAGGAGCCGAACGAGCCGCGTACCGCTGCGTTTTCAACCTGGCTCAAGGAGGAGTGCAGGCGCTTTGCGCTGGCCCGACGCGATATGCTCGGGCCCTGCTGA
- a CDS encoding HDOD domain-containing protein — MSITEHMPKTALLDKLWARMNERGDFPLLSESLRATMAAMKNDDLDFTALVRVVLSDFALTQKVLRLANSAMYMAFGGNITTVTRALMVLGMDAVGHLVVGLKLVDHFHHSAPRRIEAKLELNRALLSGCVARKLTAQTDLRAGEEAVVCTLMRQVGKLLVVCYLDGEWDAIQRRAAELDGDDETACQEVLGVGFEEIGLEAAARWRLPELIRSGMTHYDADEEVSPDVRWLRAVSHCSTDMAAALTAPAGAQRDARIAALAHRFGDVLNLEPERLEEMAASLADEEASDTMMREIVELRANADAIARAAPNPEARLEAGLADLRALPSEHVLGPVLALASESVLAGLAFTRTVMFVRREDGVFAARLGFGADVDAVLGRLAFHEAFEPDVFHLAISNTVGIFIEHAQDPKMLKRLPGWYREAFDDARSFVLLPVLVEQQAVALLYADWTGGQAARKISQQEMAVLNELGRELGRFFRGAMDEVR; from the coding sequence ATGTCTATCACCGAACACATGCCCAAGACAGCATTGCTCGACAAGCTTTGGGCGCGGATGAACGAACGAGGCGATTTCCCGCTGTTGTCGGAGTCATTGCGCGCGACGATGGCCGCCATGAAGAACGACGATCTGGATTTCACGGCGCTGGTGCGGGTCGTGCTGTCCGATTTCGCGTTGACGCAGAAGGTATTGCGGCTGGCCAATTCCGCGATGTACATGGCCTTTGGCGGCAACATCACGACCGTGACGCGGGCGCTGATGGTGCTGGGCATGGATGCCGTCGGTCATCTGGTGGTGGGGCTGAAGCTCGTCGACCACTTTCACCACAGCGCCCCGCGGCGGATCGAGGCGAAGCTGGAGTTGAACCGCGCCCTGCTGTCGGGGTGCGTGGCGCGCAAGCTGACGGCGCAGACGGACTTGCGGGCGGGCGAGGAGGCGGTGGTCTGCACGCTGATGCGCCAGGTGGGCAAGCTGCTGGTGGTGTGCTATCTCGACGGCGAATGGGACGCGATCCAGCGCCGCGCGGCGGAATTGGACGGCGACGACGAGACCGCGTGCCAGGAGGTGCTGGGGGTGGGATTCGAGGAGATCGGGCTGGAGGCCGCGGCGCGCTGGCGGCTGCCCGAGCTGATCCGCTCGGGGATGACGCACTACGACGCGGACGAAGAGGTGTCGCCGGACGTGCGCTGGCTGCGGGCGGTGAGCCATTGCTCGACCGACATGGCCGCGGCGCTGACGGCGCCGGCGGGCGCGCAGCGGGACGCGCGGATCGCCGCGTTGGCGCATCGGTTCGGCGACGTGCTGAACTTGGAGCCGGAGCGGCTGGAGGAGATGGCGGCCTCGCTGGCGGATGAAGAGGCGAGCGACACGATGATGCGGGAGATCGTCGAGTTGCGGGCGAATGCGGATGCGATCGCGCGGGCGGCGCCGAATCCCGAGGCGCGCCTGGAGGCGGGGCTGGCGGATTTGCGGGCGCTGCCGTCGGAGCACGTGCTGGGGCCGGTGCTGGCGCTGGCGTCGGAGAGTGTGCTCGCGGGGCTCGCGTTTACGCGCACCGTGATGTTCGTGCGGCGGGAGGATGGGGTGTTCGCCGCGCGGCTCGGGTTCGGCGCGGATGTCGACGCGGTGCTCGGACGGCTGGCGTTTCACGAGGCGTTCGAGCCCGACGTGTTTCATCTCGCGATCAGCAATACGGTCGGGATCTTCATCGAGCACGCCCAGGATCCCAAGATGCTGAAGCGTTTGCCCGGGTGGTATCGGGAGGCGTTCGACGACGCCCGGTCGTTCGTGCTGTTGCCGGTGCTCGTCGAGCAGCAGGCCGTCGCCCTGCTCTATGCCGATTGGACCGGGGGGCAGGCGGCGCGCAAGATCTCCCAGCAGGAGATGGCCGTGCTCAACGAGCTTGGGCGGGAATTGGGACGGTTCTTTCGCGGGGCGATGGACGAGGTCCGCTGA
- the cdpA gene encoding cyclic di-GMP phosphodiesterase CdpA, producing the protein MPARAGSGAPRDDDTVRNWLEQTVGAVDFLAHVDRDLRFLYVSDASLRFIGYHRDYLRTLTLRDLIPDQDTATLEALLARASHSGAVEKATMCIVKSLTYPLDVELRAVRSRHHGIEGYAIAAFDVSSWRAIEARLTYELHHDPMTGLDNLSALIPALMQAQRIADEHGTCAALLLLDLDDYQRINRALGYDAGDTLLRDTAQRLQGMIAPGERLARVASDKFAVVFTAPTRTRAADTAESLARRLQTAIQQPYAYEGQPVHLSASIGIALYPEERSASKHAQHHSPLLRRADHALAQAKASGGNALAFHLPADDPADAERLKLEADLYDGVRNGEFSLHFQPITKSRTGGVVGVEALIRWHHPVHGLVPPATFIPLAESIGLINYLGNWVLKAACMQLVSWDRQGIALQYVAVNVSPQQFRDPRFTQSVRDAIALTGIDPKRIVLEITESLLMHDPSHAKALLEEVTDLGIRFAVDDFGTGYSSLAYLQRFPLAKLKIDRSFVENLLTSRNDRAIVSAVVGIAQTLELELVAEGVETEAQRVLLTEMGCNHIQGWLVCQALPSEELAQRFEARELRLHEAA; encoded by the coding sequence ATGCCGGCGCGCGCCGGCTCCGGCGCGCCGCGCGACGACGATACGGTTCGCAACTGGCTGGAGCAGACCGTGGGCGCGGTCGATTTTCTCGCGCATGTCGACCGCGACCTGCGCTTTCTGTATGTGTCGGATGCGAGCCTGCGCTTCATTGGTTACCACCGTGATTACCTGCGCACGCTGACGCTGCGCGACCTGATTCCCGATCAGGATACCGCGACGCTGGAAGCGCTGCTTGCGCGCGCGTCGCACAGCGGCGCGGTCGAGAAGGCGACGATGTGCATCGTCAAGTCGCTGACCTACCCGCTCGACGTCGAGTTGCGGGCGGTGCGCAGCCGCCACCACGGCATCGAGGGCTATGCGATCGCGGCATTCGACGTGTCGTCGTGGCGCGCGATCGAGGCGCGGCTGACCTACGAGCTGCATCACGACCCGATGACGGGGCTCGACAATCTGTCGGCGCTGATTCCGGCGCTGATGCAGGCGCAGCGGATCGCGGACGAGCATGGCACGTGCGCGGCGCTGCTGCTGCTCGATCTCGACGACTACCAGCGGATCAACCGCGCGCTGGGCTACGACGCGGGCGACACCCTGCTGCGCGACACCGCGCAGCGCCTGCAGGGGATGATCGCGCCGGGCGAACGGCTGGCGCGGGTGGCGAGCGACAAGTTCGCGGTGGTGTTCACCGCGCCGACACGGACGCGCGCGGCCGACACGGCCGAATCGCTGGCGCGCCGGTTGCAGACCGCGATCCAGCAGCCGTATGCGTACGAGGGGCAGCCCGTGCATCTGTCGGCGAGCATCGGGATCGCGCTGTACCCGGAAGAGCGCAGCGCGTCGAAGCACGCGCAGCACCACAGCCCGCTCCTGCGGCGCGCGGACCATGCGCTCGCGCAGGCGAAAGCGTCGGGCGGCAATGCGCTGGCGTTCCACCTGCCGGCCGACGATCCGGCGGATGCGGAGCGGCTGAAGCTGGAGGCGGACCTGTACGACGGGGTGCGCAACGGCGAGTTCTCGCTGCACTTCCAGCCGATCACGAAGAGCCGCACGGGCGGCGTGGTCGGGGTGGAGGCGCTGATCCGCTGGCACCATCCGGTGCACGGCCTGGTGCCGCCGGCGACCTTCATCCCGCTCGCGGAATCGATCGGGCTGATCAACTACCTGGGCAACTGGGTGTTGAAGGCGGCGTGCATGCAGCTGGTGTCGTGGGACCGCCAGGGGATTGCGTTGCAGTACGTGGCGGTGAACGTGTCGCCGCAGCAGTTCCGGGATCCGCGCTTCACGCAGAGCGTGCGGGACGCGATTGCGCTGACGGGCATCGACCCGAAACGGATCGTGCTGGAGATCACCGAGAGCCTGCTGATGCACGACCCGTCGCATGCGAAGGCGCTGCTCGAAGAAGTCACCGACCTGGGGATTCGTTTCGCGGTCGACGATTTCGGCACGGGCTATTCGAGCCTGGCGTACCTGCAGCGCTTCCCGCTCGCGAAATTGAAGATCGACCGGAGTTTCGTCGAGAACCTGTTGACGTCGCGCAATGACCGCGCGATCGTGTCGGCTGTCGTCGGCATCGCGCAGACGCTGGAGCTGGAACTGGTCGCCGAGGGCGTGGAGACCGAAGCGCAGCGGGTGCTGTTGACCGAAATGGGCTGCAACCACATACAAGGCTGGCTCGTTTGCCAGGCGCTGCCGTCCGAGGAATTGGCGCAGCGCTTCGAGGCACGGGAGCTGCGCCTGCACGAAGCGGCGTGA
- a CDS encoding peroxiredoxin: MKRKLAMPVAATLIAGHALTAQAVLKTGDAAPDFSTEASLGGKTYTYALADALKQGPVVLYFYPAAFTKGCTIEAHAFAEAVDSYKQYGATVIGVSADDIGTLTKFSVSECRSKFPVAADPDAKIIRAYDAKLPMVDKANRVSYVIAPDGKILYEYTSMSPDKHVENTLAAVKAWAAAHRQ; encoded by the coding sequence ATGAAGCGAAAACTTGCAATGCCCGTCGCGGCAACCTTGATCGCGGGCCACGCGCTGACGGCCCAGGCCGTGCTGAAGACGGGCGACGCCGCGCCCGATTTCAGCACCGAGGCATCGCTGGGCGGTAAGACTTACACGTATGCGCTCGCCGATGCGCTGAAGCAGGGGCCGGTGGTGCTGTATTTTTATCCGGCCGCGTTCACCAAGGGCTGCACGATCGAAGCGCACGCGTTCGCGGAAGCGGTCGATTCGTACAAGCAATACGGCGCGACGGTGATCGGCGTTTCGGCTGACGATATCGGCACGCTCACGAAGTTCTCGGTCAGCGAGTGCCGCAGCAAGTTCCCGGTCGCGGCGGACCCGGATGCGAAGATCATCCGCGCGTACGACGCGAAGCTGCCGATGGTCGACAAGGCGAACCGGGTGTCCTACGTGATCGCGCCGGACGGGAAGATCCTGTATGAGTACACGAGCATGTCGCCGGACAAGCACGTCGAGAACACGCTGGCGGCCGTGAAGGCCTGGGCCGCGGCCCATCGCCAGTAA
- a CDS encoding SDR family oxidoreductase: MAMKVLLIGATGRTGVALADLLLKQQDFEVTALVRQPDYALPGAKVIVADLTGDFSGAFQGVTHAIYAAGSAESEGPAEEEQIDRDAVARAAEYAKAHNVQKLVVISALSAYHPERTDAALRHYAQMKREGDDRVIASGVDYVILRPGPLSDGPGVGKIALAEARPDDPVPVARQDVAWAAIEAIKLGISRKTIGFVGGTVPIEQALRA; the protein is encoded by the coding sequence ATGGCGATGAAGGTATTGCTGATCGGCGCGACCGGCCGCACGGGCGTCGCGCTCGCGGACCTGCTGCTCAAGCAGCAGGATTTCGAGGTGACGGCGCTGGTCCGCCAGCCCGATTACGCGCTGCCCGGCGCGAAGGTGATCGTGGCCGATCTCACCGGGGATTTCTCCGGGGCGTTCCAGGGCGTGACCCACGCGATCTACGCGGCCGGCTCGGCCGAATCGGAAGGCCCCGCCGAGGAGGAGCAGATCGATCGCGACGCCGTGGCGCGCGCGGCCGAGTACGCGAAGGCGCACAACGTGCAGAAGCTGGTCGTGATCAGCGCGCTGTCCGCGTACCACCCGGAACGGACGGACGCAGCGCTGCGCCACTACGCGCAGATGAAGCGCGAGGGCGACGACCGCGTGATCGCCTCCGGCGTCGACTACGTGATCCTGCGGCCGGGGCCCTTGTCGGACGGCCCGGGCGTGGGCAAGATCGCGCTCGCGGAAGCGCGGCCGGACGATCCGGTGCCGGTGGCGCGACAGGACGTGGCCTGGGCGGCGATCGAGGCGATCAAGCTCGGCATCTCGCGCAAGACGATCGGCTTCGTCGGCGGCACCGTGCCGATCGAACAGGCGCTGCGCGCCTGA
- a CDS encoding efflux RND transporter permease subunit, with translation MNLSRPFITRPIATALLALGIALAGLFAFIKLPVSPLPQVDFPTISVQASLPGASPETVATSVTSPLERHLGSIADVTEMTSSSSVGNARITLQFGLDRDIDGAARDVQAAINAARADLPASLKSNPTYRKVNPADSPIMIVSLTSKTASPAKLYDAASTVLQQSLSQIDGIGQVSVSGSANPAVRIELEPHALFHYGIGLEDVRAALASANANSPKGAIEYGPNHYQLYTNDQASQASQYKDLVIAYRNSSAVSLSDVSSVVDSVEDLRNLGLANGQRAVLVILYRTPGANIIETIDRVREALPQLAAALPADIQVTPVLDRSKTIRASLRDTEHTLLIAVGLVVMVVFLFLRNWRATLIPSIAVPISIVGTFGAMYLLGFSIDNLSLMALIVATGFVVDDAIVVLENISRHIENGKSRMQAAFDGAREVGFTVLSISLSLVAVFLPILLMGGIVGRLFREFALTLSLAIGVSLIVSLTLTPMMCARLLPEAHDKRDEGRLAQWLERRFEGLQRGYERTLSWALRHPLTILVTLLLTIVLNVCLYIVVPKGFFPQQDTGLLIGGIQADQSTSFQAMKLKFSEMMRIVQADPNVASVAGFTGGAQTNSGFMFVSLKDKSERKLSADQVIQQLRPRLSDVAGARTFLQAAQDIRVGGRQSNAQYQFTLLGDSTADLYKWGPILTEALQSKPQLTDVNSDQQQGGLESMVTIDRATAARLGITPAQIDNTLYDAFGQRQVSTIYNPLNQYHVVMEVAPQYWQSPEMLNQIYISTTGGSANGSQTTNAAAGTFVGAGAAGTSATSAAAIASDSARNQALNSIAASGKSSASSGAAVSTSQSTMVPLSTIATFGPSTTPLAVNHQGLFVATTISFNLPPGVSLSDATQTIYQTMAEIGMPPTITGSFQGTAQAFQQSLKDQPILILAALAAVYIVLGVLYESYIHPVTILSTLPSAGVGALLGLLLFRTEFSIIALIGVILLIGIVKKNAIMMVDFAIDASRQGKSSFDAIHEACLLRFRPIMMTTMAALLGALPLAFGNGDGAELRAPLGIAIAGGLIVSQLLTLYTTPIVYLYMDRIRLRWERRHGAGTPAGASE, from the coding sequence ATGAACCTGTCGCGTCCGTTCATCACCCGCCCCATCGCGACCGCGCTGCTCGCGCTCGGGATCGCGCTCGCCGGGCTGTTCGCGTTCATCAAGCTGCCGGTCTCGCCGCTGCCGCAGGTCGACTTCCCGACCATCTCGGTGCAGGCCTCGCTGCCGGGCGCGAGCCCGGAGACCGTCGCGACCAGCGTGACGAGCCCGCTCGAGCGCCACCTGGGCTCGATCGCCGACGTCACCGAGATGACCTCGTCGAGCTCGGTCGGCAACGCGCGCATCACGCTGCAGTTCGGCCTCGACCGCGACATCGACGGCGCCGCGCGCGACGTGCAGGCCGCCATCAACGCGGCGCGCGCCGACCTGCCCGCGAGCCTCAAGAGCAATCCGACCTATCGCAAGGTGAATCCCGCCGATTCGCCGATCATGATCGTGTCGCTGACCTCGAAGACCGCCTCGCCCGCGAAGCTGTACGACGCGGCCTCGACGGTGCTGCAGCAGTCGCTGTCGCAGATCGACGGGATCGGCCAGGTCAGCGTGAGCGGCTCGGCGAACCCCGCGGTGCGCATCGAACTGGAGCCGCACGCGCTGTTCCACTACGGAATCGGCCTGGAAGACGTGCGCGCCGCGCTCGCCTCGGCCAACGCGAACAGCCCGAAGGGCGCGATCGAGTACGGCCCGAACCACTACCAGCTCTACACCAACGACCAGGCGTCGCAGGCCTCGCAGTACAAGGACCTCGTGATCGCCTACCGCAACAGTTCGGCCGTGAGCCTGTCGGACGTGTCGAGCGTGGTCGACTCGGTCGAGGACCTGCGCAACCTGGGCCTCGCGAACGGCCAGCGCGCGGTGCTCGTGATCCTGTACCGCACCCCGGGCGCGAACATCATCGAGACCATCGACCGGGTGCGCGAGGCGCTGCCGCAGCTCGCGGCCGCCCTGCCCGCCGACATCCAGGTGACGCCGGTGCTCGACCGCTCGAAGACGATCCGGGCGTCGCTGCGCGACACCGAGCACACGCTGCTGATCGCGGTCGGCCTGGTCGTGATGGTGGTGTTCCTGTTCCTGCGCAACTGGCGCGCGACGCTGATCCCGAGCATCGCGGTGCCGATCTCGATCGTCGGCACCTTCGGCGCGATGTACCTGCTCGGCTTCTCGATCGACAATCTCTCGCTGATGGCGCTGATCGTCGCGACGGGCTTCGTGGTCGACGACGCGATCGTGGTGCTCGAGAACATCTCGCGTCATATCGAGAACGGCAAATCGCGCATGCAGGCCGCGTTCGACGGCGCGCGCGAGGTGGGCTTCACGGTGCTGTCGATCAGCCTGTCGCTGGTCGCCGTGTTCCTGCCGATCCTGCTGATGGGCGGCATCGTCGGGCGGCTGTTCCGCGAATTCGCGCTGACGCTGTCGCTCGCGATCGGCGTGTCGCTGATCGTGTCGCTGACCCTCACGCCGATGATGTGCGCGCGCCTGCTGCCGGAAGCCCACGACAAGCGCGACGAAGGCCGCCTCGCGCAGTGGCTGGAACGCAGGTTCGAGGGGCTGCAGCGCGGCTACGAGCGCACGCTGTCGTGGGCGCTGCGCCATCCGCTGACGATCCTCGTCACGCTCCTGCTGACGATCGTGCTGAACGTGTGCCTGTACATCGTGGTGCCGAAGGGCTTCTTCCCGCAGCAGGACACCGGGCTCCTGATCGGCGGGATCCAGGCCGACCAGTCCACGTCGTTCCAGGCGATGAAGCTCAAGTTCTCCGAGATGATGCGGATCGTGCAGGCGGACCCGAACGTCGCGAGCGTCGCGGGCTTCACGGGCGGCGCGCAGACCAACTCGGGCTTCATGTTCGTGTCGCTGAAGGACAAGAGCGAGCGCAAGCTGTCCGCCGACCAGGTGATCCAGCAGCTGCGCCCGCGCCTGTCCGACGTCGCCGGCGCGCGCACCTTCCTGCAGGCGGCGCAGGACATCCGCGTCGGCGGCCGGCAGAGCAACGCGCAGTATCAGTTCACGCTGCTCGGCGATTCGACGGCGGACCTCTACAAGTGGGGGCCGATCCTGACCGAGGCGCTGCAGTCGAAGCCGCAGCTGACCGACGTCAATTCCGACCAGCAGCAAGGCGGCCTCGAATCGATGGTGACGATCGACCGCGCGACCGCCGCGCGGCTCGGCATCACGCCCGCGCAGATCGACAACACGCTGTACGACGCGTTCGGCCAGCGCCAGGTGTCGACGATCTACAACCCGCTCAACCAGTACCACGTGGTGATGGAGGTCGCGCCGCAGTACTGGCAGAGCCCGGAGATGCTGAACCAGATCTACATCAGCACGACGGGCGGCAGCGCGAACGGCTCGCAGACCACCAACGCGGCGGCCGGCACCTTCGTCGGCGCGGGCGCGGCCGGCACGAGCGCGACCAGCGCCGCCGCGATCGCGTCCGATTCCGCGCGCAACCAGGCGCTCAACTCGATCGCGGCGAGCGGCAAGTCGAGCGCGTCGTCGGGCGCGGCGGTGTCGACCTCGCAGTCGACCATGGTGCCGCTGTCCACGATCGCGACCTTCGGGCCGAGCACGACGCCGCTCGCGGTCAACCACCAGGGGCTGTTCGTCGCGACCACGATCTCGTTCAACCTGCCGCCGGGCGTGTCGCTGTCGGACGCGACCCAGACGATCTATCAGACCATGGCCGAGATCGGCATGCCGCCGACCATCACGGGCAGCTTCCAGGGCACCGCGCAGGCCTTCCAGCAGTCGCTGAAGGATCAGCCGATCCTGATCCTGGCGGCGCTCGCGGCGGTCTACATCGTGCTCGGCGTGCTGTACGAGAGCTACATCCACCCGGTCACGATCCTGTCGACGCTGCCCTCGGCGGGCGTCGGCGCGCTGCTCGGGCTGCTGCTGTTCCGCACCGAGTTCAGCATCATCGCGCTGATCGGCGTGATCCTGCTGATCGGGATCGTGAAGAAGAACGCGATCATGATGGTCGACTTCGCGATCGACGCGTCGCGACAGGGCAAGTCGTCGTTCGACGCGATCCACGAGGCGTGCCTGCTGCGCTTCCGGCCGATCATGATGACCACCATGGCGGCGCTGCTCGGCGCGCTGCCGCTCGCGTTCGGCAACGGCGACGGCGCCGAGCTGCGCGCGCCGCTCGGGATCGCGATCGCGGGCGGCCTGATCGTCTCGCAGTTGCTGACCCTCTATACGACGCCCATCGTGTACCTGTACATGGACCGGATCCGGCTGCGCTGGGAGCGCCGCCACGGCGCCGGCACGCCGGCCGGCGCGAGCGAGTAA